The following coding sequences are from one Armatimonadota bacterium window:
- a CDS encoding CTP synthase — translation MTKYIFITGGVVSGLGKGITAASLGRLLVARGQRVTMLKFDPYVNVDAGTMNPHQHGEVFVTEDGAETDMDLGHYERFLDSDLGRDNNTTTGRIYGAVIQRERLGEYLGATVQIIPHVTNEIKDEIRRVAEQSGADVVIVEVGGTVGDIESLPFLEAIRQFRRQVGEQNCLYVHVSLVPYLPGSGELKTKPTQHSVRELRSIGIQPDIIVCRTPQPLTPSVREKIALFCDVEPEAVIEARDAETIYEVPLILEREGLGRLVVRALGLPDTEPDLEEWREMVDRLRHPRHRVRIALVGKYLGVEDSYVSIVEALRHGGIANNAHVEIVKVDAEDLEALPQEEVEARLHPFDGILVCPGFGSRGVEGKVRAIRYAREKKVPFFGVCYGMQWAVVEFARNVCGLEGANTTEVDPHSPYPVIDLLPEQKAVREKGGTMRLGSYPCHLVPETLAYRAYGQPVVWERHRHRYEVNNELLPRLVERGLRVSGIYPDKNLVEIVELQDHPWFLGTQFHAEYKSRPTRPHPLYRAFVAAALEYAERHREVLPADVRGLTPSH, via the coding sequence TTGACTAAGTACATCTTCATCACCGGCGGAGTGGTTTCCGGGTTGGGGAAGGGCATCACCGCCGCGTCCTTGGGGCGACTGCTGGTGGCGCGCGGCCAACGGGTCACCATGCTGAAGTTCGATCCGTACGTGAACGTGGACGCGGGCACCATGAATCCGCATCAGCACGGGGAGGTCTTCGTCACAGAGGACGGGGCGGAGACGGACATGGACCTGGGCCACTACGAGCGATTCCTCGACAGCGATCTCGGCCGGGACAACAACACCACCACGGGCCGCATCTATGGGGCCGTGATCCAGCGGGAGCGTCTGGGGGAGTACCTGGGGGCCACGGTGCAGATCATCCCGCACGTCACCAACGAGATCAAGGACGAGATCCGGCGGGTGGCGGAGCAAAGCGGCGCGGACGTGGTGATCGTGGAGGTAGGGGGGACCGTGGGCGACATCGAGAGCCTGCCGTTCCTGGAGGCCATCCGGCAGTTCCGTCGACAGGTGGGCGAGCAGAACTGCCTGTACGTGCACGTCTCCCTGGTTCCCTACCTCCCGGGATCGGGAGAACTGAAAACGAAGCCCACCCAGCACTCCGTCCGGGAGCTGCGGAGCATCGGGATTCAGCCGGACATCATCGTCTGTCGCACGCCGCAACCCCTCACGCCCTCCGTGCGGGAGAAGATCGCGCTGTTCTGCGACGTGGAACCGGAGGCGGTAATCGAGGCGCGGGACGCGGAGACCATCTACGAAGTGCCCCTCATCCTGGAGCGGGAGGGTCTGGGCAGGCTCGTGGTGCGAGCCCTGGGGCTCCCGGATACGGAGCCGGACCTGGAGGAGTGGCGGGAGATGGTGGATCGCCTCAGGCACCCCCGCCACCGGGTGCGCATCGCCCTGGTGGGGAAGTACCTGGGGGTGGAGGACTCCTACGTGAGCATCGTGGAGGCCCTGCGGCACGGCGGCATCGCGAACAATGCCCACGTGGAGATCGTGAAGGTGGACGCGGAGGACCTGGAGGCCCTCCCTCAGGAGGAAGTGGAAGCCCGCCTCCATCCCTTCGACGGCATCCTGGTATGTCCAGGGTTCGGGAGCCGGGGGGTGGAGGGGAAGGTCAGGGCCATCCGCTACGCCCGGGAGAAGAAGGTCCCGTTCTTCGGGGTGTGCTACGGGATGCAGTGGGCGGTGGTGGAGTTCGCCCGGAACGTGTGCGGCCTGGAGGGGGCGAACACCACGGAGGTGGATCCCCATAGCCCGTACCCCGTGATCGACCTGCTGCCCGAGCAGAAGGCGGTGCGCGAAAAGGGCGGAACCATGCGGCTGGGCAGCTACCCCTGCCACCTGGTTCCGGAGACCCTCGCGTACCGGGCCTACGGGCAGCCGGTGGTGTGGGAGCGGCACCGCCACCGCTACGAGGTCAACAATGAGCTGCTGCCCCGCCTGGTGGAACGGGGGCTCCGGGTGAGCGGCATCTACCCCGACAAGAACCTGGTGGAGATCGTGGAGCTCCAGGACCACCCGTGGTTCCTGGGCACCCAGTTCCACGCGGAGTACAAATCGCGGCCCACCCGTCCGCACCCCCTGTACCGGGCCTTCGTGGCCGCGGCCCTGGAGTATGCGGAGCGCCACCGGGAAGTTCTCCCCGCGGACGTGCGCGGCCTGACCCCGAGCCATTAG
- a CDS encoding NUDIX hydrolase has protein sequence MEDRPEEVLSFRYPFEGRLVRVRVEEVRLPSGRTATREIVEHRGAVAMVPVTEGNEVLLVRQYRRALDQWTLEIPAGTLEPGETVEACLHRELAEELGMEADRVEPLLTFFPSPGFLTERVHLYLCTGLRPRPRPQGDEEVLQAVWVPLPEALDMIGREIQDAKSILGILLAARRGGTHGA, from the coding sequence GTGGAGGACCGGCCGGAGGAAGTCCTCTCGTTCCGGTACCCCTTCGAGGGAAGACTGGTGCGGGTGCGGGTCGAAGAGGTACGGCTTCCCAGCGGACGGACCGCCACCCGGGAGATCGTGGAGCACCGGGGTGCCGTGGCCATGGTCCCGGTGACGGAGGGGAACGAGGTGCTGCTCGTGCGGCAGTACCGCCGGGCCCTGGATCAATGGACCCTGGAGATCCCTGCAGGCACCCTCGAGCCGGGGGAGACGGTGGAGGCGTGCCTGCACCGGGAACTCGCGGAGGAACTGGGCATGGAGGCAGATCGGGTGGAGCCACTCCTCACGTTCTTCCCCTCTCCCGGGTTCCTCACGGAGCGGGTCCACCTGTACCTGTGCACCGGGCTCCGGCCAAGGCCCAGGCCTCAGGGAGATGAGGAGGTCCTACAGGCCGTGTGGGTTCCTCTCCCGGAGGCCTTGGACATGATCGGTCGGGAGATCCAGGATGCGAAGAGCATCCTGGGGATCCTGCTGGCCGCGAGACGGGGTGGAACCCATGGAGCGTGA
- the xerD gene encoding site-specific tyrosine recombinase XerD has protein sequence MEREELRALLGPVDAFLEHLRLEAGCSPHTCAAYRTDLVDFARFVRARGVTDLRRVSRAEVTLYLFSLRHRGMAPATVARRLAALRALYRFLVQEGETRADPTEDVTGPRRRRPLPRVLSREEVARLLNAPPAQTPEGLRDRAILELLYASGLRVAELVGLEVGDVDLEAELVRVTGKGRRQRVVPVGSYAVRALEAYLTLGRPALLRGRQARALFVSRRGRSLSRQWIWGMLRRYAHLAGIRSPVSPHVLRHSFATHLLEGGADLRAVQELLGHASIATTQIYTHVTREHLRRVFDRAHPRDRIPVP, from the coding sequence ATGGAGCGTGAGGAGCTGAGGGCGCTCCTCGGGCCCGTGGACGCCTTCCTGGAGCACCTGCGGCTGGAAGCGGGGTGTAGCCCGCACACCTGCGCCGCCTACCGGACGGACCTGGTGGACTTCGCCCGGTTCGTACGGGCGCGGGGGGTAACGGATCTCCGAAGGGTGTCCCGGGCGGAGGTGACCCTCTACCTGTTCAGCCTCCGACACCGGGGCATGGCTCCGGCCACGGTGGCGCGGCGGCTCGCGGCCCTCCGGGCCCTGTACCGGTTCCTCGTGCAGGAGGGCGAGACGAGGGCGGACCCCACGGAGGACGTCACGGGTCCAAGGCGACGGCGTCCGCTTCCGAGGGTACTCTCCCGGGAAGAGGTGGCGCGCCTGCTGAACGCTCCCCCTGCGCAGACCCCGGAGGGGCTGCGGGACCGCGCCATCCTGGAGCTGCTCTACGCCAGCGGGCTGCGGGTGGCGGAACTGGTGGGGCTGGAGGTGGGGGATGTGGATCTGGAGGCGGAGCTCGTGCGGGTCACGGGAAAGGGCCGCCGGCAGCGGGTGGTGCCCGTGGGGAGCTACGCCGTTCGAGCCCTGGAGGCCTACCTGACCCTGGGGCGGCCCGCGTTGTTGCGCGGACGACAGGCCCGCGCGCTGTTCGTGAGCCGGAGGGGAAGGTCGCTGAGCCGGCAGTGGATCTGGGGAATGCTGCGCCGGTACGCACACCTCGCAGGAATCCGCTCTCCTGTAAGCCCGCACGTGCTGCGCCACTCCTTCGCCACGCACCTGTTAGAGGGCGGGGCGGACCTGCGGGCGGTCCAGGAGCTCCTGGGCCACGCCAGCATCGCCACCACCCAGATCTACACCCATGTCACCCGGGAGCACCTCCGCCGGGTCTTCGACCGCGCCCATCCCCGGGATCGGATACCCGTGCCATGA
- a CDS encoding purine-nucleoside phosphorylase: MRGIWERVQEAVSAIQARVRIRPEIGVVLGTGLGALVDHVERVGTVPYAEIPHFPRPTVEGHAQELVLGHLEGKSVAVLRGRVHLYEGYSPQEVVFPVRVLHGLGCRLLLVTNAAGGLNREWRAGDLMVISDHINLQGTNPLLGPNDERLGPRFPDMSRAYDPELVALAERCALLERIPLRKGVYVAVLGPSYETPAELRMLRLLGADAVGMSTVPEVIAARHLGMRVLGISAITDMATGEVVQPVTHEEVLRVARELEPRFVRLVRCIVRELPL, encoded by the coding sequence ATGAGGGGGATCTGGGAGCGCGTGCAAGAGGCAGTTTCGGCCATCCAGGCCCGGGTGCGAATCCGGCCCGAAATCGGCGTCGTCCTGGGGACAGGGCTGGGAGCCCTGGTGGACCACGTGGAGCGGGTGGGTACGGTGCCCTATGCGGAGATTCCACACTTTCCCCGGCCCACGGTGGAGGGGCACGCGCAGGAGCTCGTCCTGGGGCATCTGGAGGGGAAGTCCGTGGCGGTCCTGCGGGGCCGGGTTCACCTCTACGAGGGCTACTCCCCGCAGGAGGTGGTCTTCCCGGTGCGGGTACTGCACGGACTGGGCTGTCGCCTGCTCCTGGTGACCAATGCCGCGGGCGGACTCAACCGGGAGTGGCGGGCGGGGGATCTGATGGTGATCTCCGACCACATCAACCTCCAGGGCACCAATCCTCTCCTCGGTCCCAACGACGAGCGCCTGGGCCCTCGGTTTCCGGACATGTCCCGGGCGTACGATCCGGAACTCGTGGCCCTCGCGGAGCGGTGCGCCCTACTGGAGCGCATTCCCCTGCGCAAGGGGGTCTACGTGGCGGTCTTAGGTCCTTCCTACGAGACGCCCGCGGAGCTCCGGATGCTGCGGCTGCTGGGCGCGGATGCGGTCGGCATGTCCACGGTCCCGGAGGTGATCGCGGCTCGGCACCTGGGGATGCGGGTGCTGGGGATCAGCGCCATCACGGACATGGCCACGGGCGAGGTGGTGCAGCCCGTGACCCACGAGGAGGTGCTCCGGGTGGCCAGGGAGCTGGAGCCCCGGTTCGTACGGCTGGTGCGATGCATCGTGCGGGAGCTGCCCCTGTAG
- a CDS encoding pyrimidine-nucleoside phosphorylase: MRPYDLIRKKRDGGELTAEELTFLVDGFVRGEVADYQVSAWLMSVYFRGMTDRETADLTLAMARSGWMLDLSGIPGPKVDKHSSGGVGDKTSLVVVPLVASCGVKVPKMSGRGLGHTGGTIDKLESIPGLRTEIPIDRFLEQVRRVGCAIVAQSEDLAPADKKMYALRDVTATVDSIPLIASSIMSKKLAAGADAIVLDVKTGSGAFMKRVEDAVRLARSMVEIGRQLGRRTVAVVSDMDQPLGRAVGNALEVREAIGALRGEGPEDLVELCLVLGTQMLLVAGHVQTEEEGRRLLRAQLHSGAGLQKLAEMVAAQGGDPAVVDDPGRLPRASVTVEVTAAESGYVQAMDTEAIGRAAVALGAGRFRREDRIDHGVGLWVEEKVGSSVDRGQPLARLLCRDAETGAVVARCVRMAYRIGPEAPRGRSLIHTLVA; the protein is encoded by the coding sequence ATGAGGCCGTATGATCTCATCCGCAAGAAGCGGGACGGAGGGGAGCTCACCGCGGAGGAACTTACCTTCCTGGTGGACGGGTTCGTGCGGGGCGAGGTGGCGGACTACCAGGTGAGCGCGTGGCTCATGAGCGTGTACTTCCGTGGGATGACGGACCGGGAGACCGCGGACCTCACCCTGGCCATGGCCCGCTCCGGCTGGATGCTGGACCTGAGCGGGATCCCGGGGCCGAAGGTGGACAAGCACAGCAGCGGCGGGGTGGGGGACAAGACCTCCTTAGTGGTGGTACCGCTCGTGGCCTCCTGCGGGGTGAAGGTGCCCAAGATGTCGGGACGCGGCCTGGGGCACACGGGTGGGACCATCGACAAGCTGGAATCCATCCCCGGGCTGCGCACGGAGATTCCCATAGACCGATTCCTGGAGCAGGTGCGGCGGGTGGGATGTGCCATCGTGGCGCAGTCCGAGGATCTCGCGCCCGCGGATAAGAAGATGTATGCTCTCCGGGACGTGACCGCCACCGTGGACAGCATCCCCCTGATTGCCAGCAGCATCATGAGCAAGAAGCTGGCGGCGGGGGCGGATGCCATTGTGCTGGACGTGAAGACGGGGAGCGGGGCCTTCATGAAGCGGGTGGAGGATGCCGTGCGCCTGGCCCGGAGCATGGTGGAGATTGGGCGACAGTTGGGAAGGCGGACGGTGGCGGTGGTGAGCGACATGGACCAGCCCCTGGGACGGGCGGTGGGGAATGCCCTGGAGGTGAGAGAGGCCATCGGGGCCCTGCGCGGGGAGGGGCCGGAGGACTTGGTGGAGCTGTGTCTCGTGCTGGGCACCCAGATGCTTCTGGTGGCCGGACACGTGCAAACGGAAGAGGAGGGACGACGGCTTCTGCGCGCTCAACTGCACAGTGGGGCGGGGCTCCAGAAGCTCGCGGAGATGGTCGCGGCTCAGGGGGGAGACCCCGCCGTGGTGGACGATCCTGGACGGCTCCCACGGGCCTCCGTGACGGTGGAGGTGACGGCTGCCGAAAGCGGGTACGTGCAAGCCATGGACACGGAGGCCATCGGCCGGGCCGCGGTGGCTCTGGGTGCAGGCCGGTTCCGCAGGGAAGATCGGATCGACCACGGGGTAGGGCTATGGGTGGAAGAGAAGGTGGGCTCGAGCGTGGACAGAGGCCAGCCGCTCGCGCGACTCCTCTGCCGGGATGCGGAAACCGGGGCGGTGGTCGCCCGGTGCGTCCGGATGGCCTACCGGATCGGGCCGGAAGCCCCCCGGGGGCGGTCGCTGATCCACACCCTGGTGGCGTAA
- a CDS encoding 3-hydroxyacyl-CoA dehydrogenase family protein translates to MAISRVGVVGCGLMGSGIVEVCARAGYQVVVREVNEDLLRRGLRRVEQSMARAVERQKMTPEERDAAWTRIHGTTRLEELGECDLVIEAITENMDLKKELWRALHGICPNHTIFASNTSSLSITEMASVTGRADRFCGLHFFNPVPVMRLVELVRGALTSEQTVQTCRSFAESLGKTVVVAKDYPGFIVNSLSLPYLLEAVRALERGLATKEDIDTAVRLGLNHPMGPFEFLDLVGIDTTYYIAEAMFAELKDPKYAPPVLLKQMALAGLHGRKTGKGFYEYGG, encoded by the coding sequence ATGGCCATCAGCCGCGTGGGGGTGGTGGGGTGTGGTCTGATGGGGTCCGGTATTGTGGAGGTGTGCGCCCGGGCCGGGTATCAGGTGGTGGTGCGGGAGGTAAACGAGGACCTCCTGCGGCGAGGCCTGCGCCGGGTGGAGCAGTCCATGGCCCGGGCCGTGGAACGGCAGAAGATGACCCCGGAGGAGCGGGACGCGGCGTGGACCCGGATCCACGGAACCACGCGGCTGGAGGAGCTGGGGGAGTGCGATCTCGTGATCGAGGCCATTACGGAGAACATGGACCTTAAAAAGGAGCTGTGGCGGGCCCTGCACGGGATCTGCCCGAACCACACCATCTTCGCCAGCAACACAAGTTCGCTGTCCATCACGGAGATGGCCTCCGTGACCGGCCGGGCAGACCGGTTCTGCGGCCTGCACTTCTTCAACCCGGTGCCCGTGATGCGTCTGGTGGAGCTGGTGCGGGGAGCGCTCACCAGCGAGCAGACCGTCCAGACCTGCCGGTCCTTTGCGGAGTCCCTGGGCAAGACCGTGGTGGTGGCAAAGGACTACCCCGGCTTCATCGTGAACTCCCTCTCTCTGCCCTACCTGCTCGAAGCGGTCCGGGCCCTGGAGCGGGGGCTTGCCACGAAGGAGGACATCGATACCGCGGTGCGCCTCGGTCTCAACCATCCCATGGGGCCGTTCGAGTTCCTGGACCTGGTGGGGATCGACACCACGTACTACATCGCGGAGGCCATGTTCGCAGAGCTGAAGGATCCCAAGTACGCTCCGCCCGTGCTGCTCAAGCAGATGGCCCTGGCAGGCCTGCACGGACGCAAAACAGGGAAGGGGTTCTACGAGTACGGCGGATAG
- a CDS encoding aldo/keto reductase yields the protein MQGVWLGGRWVPALGLGTWQWGDRWVWGFGRGYGEEDLRGAFGAAVRAGLRLVDTAEVYGGGYAERLLGRLVRETEAPVLVATKFMPFPWRLTRRSLVRALRASLRRLNLDRVFLYQVHWPFLPRSVEFWAEALADAVEEGLAEQVGVSNFRADQIRRAADRLGRRGVRLATVQVSYSLLDRRPERNGVVDACRELQAVLLAYSPLGMGLLAGRYGPDRLPGGVRRARFARLVHQRADLLRALREVAQARGKTPAQVALNWLVCRGAVPIPGAKNARQVEENAGALGWSLTPEEVAYLESAAPSP from the coding sequence GTGCAGGGCGTGTGGCTCGGGGGCCGCTGGGTCCCCGCTCTGGGCCTCGGTACCTGGCAGTGGGGCGACCGGTGGGTGTGGGGATTTGGGCGCGGCTACGGGGAGGAAGACCTGCGGGGGGCGTTCGGCGCCGCGGTCCGGGCCGGCCTGCGGCTCGTGGACACCGCGGAGGTGTACGGAGGTGGGTACGCGGAGCGGCTGCTGGGACGCCTGGTACGGGAAACCGAGGCGCCGGTGCTGGTGGCCACCAAGTTCATGCCTTTCCCCTGGCGCCTGACCCGCCGGAGCCTAGTGAGGGCGCTACGCGCGAGCCTGCGCCGGTTGAACCTGGACCGCGTGTTCCTGTACCAGGTGCACTGGCCATTCCTGCCCCGGTCCGTGGAGTTCTGGGCCGAGGCACTGGCGGACGCGGTCGAAGAGGGCCTGGCCGAGCAGGTGGGCGTCTCCAACTTCCGCGCGGACCAGATCCGCCGGGCCGCGGATCGCCTCGGCCGGAGGGGTGTGCGGCTTGCGACGGTGCAGGTCTCCTACAGCCTCCTCGACCGCAGGCCGGAGCGCAACGGCGTGGTGGACGCGTGCCGCGAGCTGCAGGCGGTGCTGCTCGCGTACAGCCCTCTCGGGATGGGCCTGCTGGCGGGCAGGTACGGGCCAGACCGCCTGCCGGGTGGGGTGCGGAGGGCCCGGTTCGCCCGGCTCGTGCACCAGCGGGCCGACCTGCTGCGCGCGCTCCGGGAGGTCGCCCAGGCGCGGGGGAAAACACCGGCGCAGGTGGCCCTGAACTGGCTGGTCTGCCGAGGCGCCGTGCCCATCCCCGGGGCGAAGAACGCCCGTCAGGTGGAGGAGAACGCCGGAGCCCTGGGCTGGTCTCTCACCCCGGAGGAGGTGGCATACCTGGAATCGGCCGCACCCTCTCCGTGA
- a CDS encoding molecular chaperone TorD family protein — protein sequence MSTDCGAPRRLLARAVAYGACARLLAPWSGGAVPRDSVEWLDRSLAQLELTEGRARFRAFLEQVEQDPEAYRTEYARVFERGSVPPYAASYAAQASPALGGPNLQQIADIAGFYRAFGFEARGDRPDHLAAQLEFLAFVCTQEACACLVGREEDAEVCSQARRSFLREHVSSWLPALATRVRQASSHPGLHQLVALVDLLCKSDEAEPTS from the coding sequence GTGAGCACAGATTGCGGAGCTCCCCGGCGCCTGCTGGCCAGGGCGGTAGCATACGGAGCCTGCGCGAGGCTGCTGGCACCGTGGAGCGGCGGCGCGGTCCCGCGGGACTCGGTGGAGTGGCTGGACCGGAGCCTGGCACAGCTGGAGCTCACCGAGGGCCGAGCCCGCTTCCGCGCCTTCCTCGAGCAGGTGGAACAAGACCCGGAGGCCTACCGCACGGAGTACGCACGCGTCTTCGAGCGCGGCTCGGTCCCGCCGTACGCGGCCAGCTACGCCGCCCAGGCCTCGCCTGCCCTGGGCGGGCCGAATCTGCAGCAGATTGCGGACATCGCTGGGTTCTACCGGGCGTTTGGCTTCGAGGCCCGCGGCGACCGTCCAGACCACCTGGCCGCTCAGCTGGAGTTTTTGGCCTTCGTGTGCACGCAGGAGGCGTGCGCGTGCCTCGTAGGCCGTGAAGAAGACGCGGAGGTGTGCAGCCAGGCTCGGCGGTCCTTCCTGCGGGAACACGTGAGCAGCTGGTTACCCGCCCTGGCCACCAGGGTCCGCCAGGCCAGCTCCCACCCCGGGCTGCACCAACTGGTCGCCCTGGTGGACCTCCTCTGCAAATCCGACGAGGCCGAACCCACCTCCTGA
- a CDS encoding ethylbenzene dehydrogenase-related protein, giving the protein MAVQKITRRQALAGLAALGTVALPSSAPAQPSAQPDLRALRVPAPLAVDPEAEVWRSVPPTEVGLVGQAMALPTKIRPSVASLRVRAAHDGQRVAFLLEWQDPRPDRRTVKSREFKDGCGVMLLPAGAGATEWMMGTPKTPATVLHWRADWQLDVDAGFQDLETAFPNVAFDFYPPLVGAQHPPKLPDAYPPEARRWLPGWHVGNPLSQPRKASPVEKLVAQGAGTLEQLPTQNAAGRGTWKEGRWRVVLGKPLRAADPKEITLRPGGTYAVAFGVWQGAHGDRGARKSITLLGQLRVEP; this is encoded by the coding sequence ATGGCGGTCCAAAAGATCACCCGACGTCAGGCCCTGGCCGGACTCGCAGCTCTGGGCACAGTTGCCCTGCCCTCCTCGGCGCCGGCACAGCCCTCCGCCCAGCCCGACCTGCGGGCGCTGCGTGTCCCCGCACCCCTGGCAGTGGATCCCGAGGCGGAGGTCTGGCGCAGCGTGCCGCCCACAGAGGTCGGTCTGGTGGGCCAGGCCATGGCGCTGCCCACCAAGATACGTCCGTCCGTGGCCTCGTTGCGGGTCCGCGCCGCCCACGACGGCCAACGGGTGGCGTTCCTCCTGGAGTGGCAGGACCCCCGTCCGGATCGGAGGACGGTCAAAAGCCGGGAGTTCAAAGACGGATGCGGGGTCATGCTCTTGCCCGCGGGTGCGGGCGCCACCGAGTGGATGATGGGGACGCCGAAGACGCCGGCGACGGTGCTGCACTGGCGCGCAGACTGGCAGCTGGACGTGGACGCAGGCTTCCAGGACCTCGAGACGGCGTTTCCCAACGTGGCCTTCGACTTCTACCCGCCTCTGGTGGGTGCGCAGCACCCGCCGAAACTCCCGGACGCCTATCCCCCTGAAGCCCGCCGGTGGCTGCCCGGGTGGCACGTGGGCAACCCCCTCTCCCAGCCCCGCAAGGCCAGCCCCGTGGAGAAGTTGGTAGCGCAGGGAGCCGGGACGTTGGAACAGCTACCGACCCAGAACGCCGCGGGACGAGGTACCTGGAAGGAGGGGCGGTGGCGGGTGGTGCTCGGCAAGCCCCTTCGCGCCGCTGATCCCAAGGAGATCACGCTCCGTCCGGGTGGCACGTACGCGGTGGCCTTCGGGGTGTGGCAGGGGGCCCACGGCGACCGGGGAGCCCGCAAGTCCATCACCCTCCTGGGCCAGCTGCGGGTGGAACCGTGA
- a CDS encoding dehydrogenase — protein sequence MPKVYNWQIGREMDYPFEGQRPRRQAAAVFDTNKCIACQTCTMACKTTWTSGKGQEYMFWNNVETKPWGSYPLAWDVRILERLGPQTWEGGVYRGKTVFEAAPAGERALGYLPEDLDYAYPNRGEDETNAPLTEERFYLRLPHDLWFFYLPRICNHCTYPACLASCPRTAIYKRPEDGIVLLDQQRCRGYRECLKECPFKKVFYNHTTRVSEKCVLCFPAVERGIQPRCMRTCIGKIRTFGFVSTPDRARPDNPVDFLVHVRKVALPLLPQLGLEANVYYIPPVHVGNLRFLQMLFGPGVEQAAATYRRAMEGKDEELRGVLLLAVSTDRIVHRFRVARGLVYGYDDRGEEVVRVPLKEPTMVRPAYDPDHRAYRYNVT from the coding sequence ATGCCGAAGGTGTACAACTGGCAGATCGGCCGGGAGATGGACTACCCCTTCGAGGGCCAACGGCCCCGTCGGCAGGCGGCGGCGGTGTTCGACACCAACAAGTGCATCGCCTGCCAGACCTGCACCATGGCCTGCAAGACCACGTGGACGTCCGGTAAGGGCCAGGAGTACATGTTCTGGAACAACGTGGAGACCAAGCCCTGGGGCTCCTACCCCCTGGCGTGGGACGTGCGGATTCTGGAAAGGCTCGGTCCGCAGACCTGGGAGGGCGGCGTCTACCGGGGCAAGACCGTCTTCGAGGCGGCGCCAGCGGGCGAGCGCGCCCTGGGCTACCTCCCCGAGGACCTGGACTACGCGTATCCGAACCGGGGAGAGGACGAGACGAACGCGCCCCTCACGGAGGAGCGTTTCTACCTGCGCTTGCCCCACGACCTGTGGTTCTTCTACCTACCCCGCATCTGCAACCACTGCACGTACCCTGCGTGCCTGGCCAGCTGCCCCCGCACGGCCATCTACAAGCGGCCCGAGGACGGCATCGTGCTTCTGGACCAGCAGCGGTGCCGCGGGTACCGTGAGTGCCTGAAGGAGTGCCCGTTCAAGAAGGTCTTCTACAACCACACCACCCGGGTGTCGGAGAAGTGCGTGCTCTGCTTCCCCGCGGTGGAACGGGGGATCCAGCCCCGCTGCATGCGTACCTGTATCGGGAAGATCCGGACCTTCGGGTTCGTGAGCACCCCAGACCGGGCACGCCCCGACAACCCCGTGGACTTCCTCGTCCACGTGCGCAAGGTGGCCCTGCCGCTACTTCCGCAGCTGGGTCTGGAGGCGAACGTGTACTACATCCCGCCCGTGCACGTGGGCAACCTCCGGTTCCTCCAGATGCTCTTCGGACCCGGCGTGGAGCAGGCCGCGGCCACCTACCGACGGGCCATGGAGGGGAAGGATGAGGAGCTGCGGGGCGTGCTCCTGCTGGCGGTGTCCACGGACCGGATCGTGCACCGTTTCCGGGTCGCCCGGGGGCTCGTGTATGGGTACGACGACCGCGGGGAGGAGGTGGTGCGCGTACCCCTCAAGGAGCCCACCATGGTCCGGCCCGCCTACGACCCGGACCACCGGGCCTACCGGTACAACGTCACCTGA